The genomic region TGGGTCGATTGTTATCGTGATAAACACGCGTTATGGAAATGATGCACATTATGTGAACACAGGGATGGCTTATGCTGTCTCTTATTCCATACTGGTACCTATTATTTCTGCATCGTATATAGATATGCGAAATCCTTACTTCCCCATCTCGGTTTGAAGGGTATGCTGGGAAGGTATCCCAATTTCATACAGTTAAGGACAGGCCATGAGTAAGATTTTTGAAGATAACTCGCTGACAATCGGTCATACGCCGCTGGTTCGACTGAACCGTATCGGTAACGGACGCATACTGGCGAAGGTGGAATCACGCAACCCGAGCTTCAGCGTCAAATGCCGTATCGGTGCCAATATGATTTGGGATGCCGAAAAACGCGGCGTACTGAAAGCGGGTATTGAACTGGTTGAGCCGACCAGCGGTAACACCGGGATTGCTCTGGCCTATGTTGCTGCTGCTCGCGGTTACAAACTCACGCTCACCATGCCAGAAACCATGAGTATTGAACGTCGTAAGCTCCTCAAAGCACTGGGTGCCAACCTGGTACTGACCGAAGGCGCAAAAGGGATGAAGGGCGCGATTCAAAAAGCGGAAGAGATTGTCGCCAGCGATCCAGCGAAATACCTGCTGCTTCAGCAGTTCAGCAACCCGGCTAACCCAGAAATCCACGAGAAAACCACGGGTCCGGAAATCTGGGAAGATACCGATGGTCAGGTTGATGTCTTTATCTCAGGCGTGGGCACCGGCGGTACGCTGACCGGCGTAAGTCGCTACATTAAGGGTACCAAAGGGAAATCCGATCTGATTACCGTCGCGGTAGAACCGACAGATTCTCCGGTTATCGCACAGGCGCTGGCAGGTGAAGAGCTCAAACCGGGCCCGCATAAAATTCAGGGTATCGGCGCAGGTTTCATTCCTGGCAACCTGGATCTTAAACTGATTGATAAAGTGGTGGCGATCACCAACGAAGAGGCGATTTCTACTGCACGTCGCCTGATGGAAGAAGAAGGTATTCTGGCAGGCATTTCCTCAGGTGCTGCGGTTGCGGCAGCGCTCAAGCTTCAGGAAGATGAAACCTTTACCAACAAGAATATTGTGGTTATCCTACCGTCTTCGGGTGAGCGTTATCTGAGCACTGCGTTGTTTGCCGATCTCTTCACAGAGAAAGAACTGCAACAGTGATGCCAGATTGTTAAAAACGCGTAAAAAAGCACCTTTTTAGGTGCTTTTTTGTGGCCTACTTCAAACTTTAACCCCACCTGGCATTGATTCACCCTGCCTGCTCTGGTATTTAACCTGATTAATTATTTTGAAGCGTGAAATTAATCGTTAAAGGAAAACTGTTGGCTGAATCGATTTTATGATTTGGTTCAAGTCTTGTTTTCGCGGCATAATGTTTAATGACGAGCGTAACGTCAGCTGCCAGAAGTTACCTGCTACGGATTGGGTATAACACCTGGTGTGTCGCCCCGTTTGCTCCGGCGCTAACTATACAGGCTAAAGTCGAACCGCCAGGCTAGACTTTAGTTCCACAACACTAAACCTATAAGTTGGGGAAATACAATGTTCCAGCAAGAAGTTACTATTACCGCTCCGAACGGTCTGCATACCCGCCCTGCTGCTCAGTTTGTTAAAGAAGCGAAAGGCTTCACTTCTGAAATTACTGTGACTTCCAACGGCAAAAGCGCCAGCGCGAAAAGCCTTTTCAAACTGCAAACTCTGGGCCTGACTCAGGGTACTGTTGTTACCCTCTCTGCAGAAGGTGAAGACGAGCAAAAAGCAGTTGAACATCTGGTTAAGCTGATGGCAGAACTGGAATAAGTTTTCCGGGGTCTTTTCAATATCAGTCACAAGTAAGGTAGGGTTATGATTTCAGGCATTTTAGCATCCCCGGGTATCGCTTTCGGCAAAGCTCTTTTGTTGAAAGAAGACGAGATCGTCATTGACCGGAAAAAAATTTCTGCCGATAAGGTTGATCAGGAAGTTGAGCGTTTTCTGAGCGGTCGTGCCAAAGCATCGGCACAGTTAGAAGCGATCAAAACGAAAGCTGGTGAAACATTCGGTGAAGAAAAAGAAGCCATTTTCGAAGGGCATATCATGCTGCTCGAAGATGAGGAGCTGGAGCAGGAAATCATAGCCCTGATTAAAGATAAACACATGACGGCTGACGCAGCTGCGCATGAAGTTATCGAAGGTCAGGCCACTGCCCTGGAAGAGCTGGACGATGAATACCTGAAAGAACGTGCGGCTGACGTGCGTGACATCGGTAAACGTCTTCTGCGTAATATCCTGGGTCTGGCAATTATCGACCTGAGCGCAATCAAGGATGAGGTTATCCTGGTTGCCGCTGACCTGACCCCGTCCGAAACCGCACAGCTGAACCTGCAAAAGGTGCTGGGTTTCATCACCGACGCGGGTGGCCGTACCTCCCACACCTCTATCATGGCGCGTTCTCTGGAACTGCCGGCCATCGTGGGTACCGGTAGCGTGACCTCACAGGTGAAAAACGACGACTATCTGATTCTGGATGCCGTAAACAACAAGGTTTACGTCAACCCGACCAACGAAGAAATTGAAAAACTGCGCACCGTTCAGGAGCAGGTTGCGACTGAAAAAGCAGAACTTGCCAAACTGAAAGACCTTCCAGCGATCACCCTCGACGGACATCAGGTTGAAGTGTGTGCCAACATCGGTACCGTTCGTGATGTTGAAGGCGCAGAGCGCAACGGCGCAGAAGGCGTTGGTCTGTACCGTACTGAATTCCTGTTTATGGACCGCGACGCGCTGCCGACTGAAGAAGAACAGTTTGCCGCGTACAAAGCCGTTGCTGAAGCCTGTGGCTCGCAGGCGGTTATCGTGCGTACCATGGACATTGGCGGCGACAAAGAGCTGCCGTACATGAACTTCCCGAAAGAAGAGAACCCGTTCCTTGGCTGGCGTGCCGTGCGTATCGCAATGGATCGTAAAGAGATCCTGCGTGACCAGGTTCGCGCAATCCTGCGTGCCTCTGCTTTCGGTAAACTGCGCATTATGTTCCCGATGATCATCTCTGTTGAAGAAGTTCGCGCACTGCGCAAAGAGATCGAAATCTACAAACAGGAACTGCGCGAGGAAGGTAAAGCTTTTGACGAATCCATTGAGATTGGCGTAATGGTGGAAACACCGGCTGCGGCAACGATTGCGCGTCACTTAGCCAAAGAAGTGGATTTCTTTAGTATCGGCACCAATGATTTAACGCAGTACACTCTGGCGGTTGACCGTGGTAATGATATGATCTCCCACCTTTACCAGCCAATGTCACCGTCCGTACTGACGCTGATTAAGCAAGTTATTGATGCTTCTCATGCGGAAGGTAAGTGGACTGGCATGTGTGGTGAGCTTGCAGGCGATGAACGTGCTACACTTCTGTTGCTGGGGATGGGTCTGGACGAATTCTCTATGAGCGCCATTTCTATCCCGCGCATTAAGAAGATTATCCGTAACACGAACTTCGAAGATGCGAAGGTGTTAGCAGAGCAGGCTCTTGCTCAACCGACAACGGACGAGTTAATGACGCTGGTTAACAAGTTCATTGAAGAAAAAACAATCTGCTAATCCACGAGATGCGGCCCAATTTACTGCTTAGGAGAAGATCATGGGTTTGTTCGATAAATTGAAATCTCTGGTTTCTGATGATAAGAAAGACACCGGAACTATTGAGATTGTTGCTCCGCTCTCTGGCGAGATCGTCAACATCGAAGACGTGCCGGATGTTGTTTTCGCCGAAAAAATCGTTGGTGACGGCATTGCTATTAAACCAACCGGTAACAAAATGGTAGCCCCTGTTGACGGCACCATTGGCAAAATTTTTGAAACCAACCATGCGTTCTCTATCGAATCTGATAGCGGTATCGAACTGTTCGTTCACTTCGGTATCGATACCGTTGAACTGAAAGGCGAAGGCTTTAAGCGCATCGCTGAAGAAGGTCAGCGCGTGAAAGTTGGCGACCCGGTTATTGAATTCGATCTGCCACTGCTGGAAGAAAAAGCCAAGTCCACTCTGACTCCGGTTGTTATCTCCAACATGGACGAAATCAAAGAACTGATCAAACTGTCTGGTAGCGTGACTGTGGGCGAAACCCCGGTTATCCGCATTAAGAAGTAATTCTTACCACAGTGAAAAAATAGCGCCTTCGGGCGCTATTTTTTTGCCTGAACGCCGGATGCCGGGGTTGCCTACAACGTACATCGAGCCGTAGGCCTGATAAGCGAAGCGCCATCAGGCATTACGCGGCAAGGTCATCATGGCAGAATTAACTCGTTACTGCCGCATTGTAGCGTCCAGGTCATCACCTTCAGCACACGTTCAGCAGCATGCTGCGCTGCCGTTGTCAGAGGTTGCCCCTGTACAATTCCGCTAATCAATTCGGCGCAGAACAGATCGCCAGTGCCTTTCAGATCGGTTTCGACACGCGGGTGTTCAATGACATCCAGCGAATCAGCAGTGACGACGGCCACGTTGATCGTCTCAGATGAAAGTCCCGGTGCGCTGGTTATTACTATCCACTTCAGCGTATCAGTCAGCAACGTCCGCGCCGCCGCAACAGCCTCTTCCAGCGTGCGACAGGGCTTGCCGCTCAACATCTCCAGTTCAAATGCATTCGGCGTCAATCCTTGCGCGAGCGGGAGTAAATGCTGACGATAGGCCTCCGGTATCTCGGGCTTGACGTACATTCCGCTGTCGGTGTCGCCAATCACCGGATCGACCAGAACGGTCAGCGAAGGATGCGTTTCGCTAACCGTTTTCAACCACTGCGCCAGCAGGAAGATTTGCTCGGCGCTCCCCATATAGCCGGTAGTCACTGCCTTTAGCTCGCGTAATGCATCACGTTCACATAGCGCCTGTAAATAGCCCCCAAACCAGTCAGCGGGGATAATACCGCCATAAAATGTCTCGTAATGGGGCGTATTGCTGAACAGCACAGTCGGCACCGCCGTCACCCGTAATCCATAGGCCTTTATCGCAGGCACCGCGATGCTGTTGCCTACACTGCCGTACACCACCAGTGACTGCACGGCGACGATATCGGTCTGTAACGCCTGATGTTTATCGTCAAAGAGCACTGACTGTATTTCACTATCCTGTCCCATACGTTTTCCTTTCACGGGTTCGCCGAGTGGCCTTTCCTATTATCGCCATATGCACAAAATCGGCAACGGCGTCGTTATACCTAAAATTTTTTGCTGGCGACTGCGACTTATCTTCCGACATCAAGTCAGAGAGAGTGTGAAAGTAACGTAAGGGGAAATTGCGATGAAAAATATTCTGTGGGCCGTATTTGCCTTTCTGAATTACCGGGAAACCTTACATCGTGAAGATCCCCGGAAAGCGCGCCATGAAGCCATGGCGCTGGGCTTAAATTCCCGCGCCCTGGCTGAAATGCTCTTCGCCAAACACGCCGGTAGAAAGATAACGATCGCCACGGTCGCAGATGATGGCAACAACCACCGCACCTGGCGTTGCGCGCGCCACGCGTAATGCTCCGGCAACCGCGCCGCCTGAGCTCACGCCGCAGAAGATACCTTCCCGCACCGCCAGTTCACGCATCGTTTTTTCTGCGTCCTGCTGATGGATATCCAGCACTTCATCAACCAGAGAAGCATTAAAAATGCCCGGCATGTATTCCGCTGGCCAGCGACGAATACCCGGAATGCTACTGCCCTCTTCAGGCTGAAGCCCCACAATAGTGACCGGCTTTGTCTGTTCCCGCAGAAAGCGGGACACGCCGGTAATGGTGCCGGTGGTCCCCATACTGGAAACAAAGTGCGTAATGCGCCCGGCGGTCTGCTGCCAAATTTCCGGGCCAGTGGTGGTGTAATGTGCGTAAGGGTTATCGGGATTGTTAAACTGGTCAAGCAGTTTACCTTCGCCTCGCGAGGCCATTTCAAGCGCTAAGTCACGCGCCCCTTCCATCCCCTGCTCTTTAGTAACCAGAATCAGCTCCGCGCCGTAGGCACGCATTGCCGCGCGACGCTCCTGGCTCATGTTATCCGGCATCAGCAGCTTCATGCGGTATCCCTTCAGCGCGGCAATCATTGCCAGCGCAATCCCGGTGTTACCGCTGGTGGCTTCAATCAGTACGTCGCCTGGCGTAATCTCACCGCGCTTTTCGGCTTCGACAATCATCGACAGCGCAGCGCGATCTTTGACCGACCCCGCCGGGTTGTTGCCTTCCAGTTTGACCCAAATTTCGCTGCCGTTGTCCGGCGCCAGGCGCTGCAATTTCACCAGCGGCGTATTGCCGATTGTTTGTTCTAATGTGTTCACGTCTTTTACTCAATAAAATGCCGGGCGGCGCTACGCTTACCCGGCCTGGACGCCTGAGGTTACGCTATTTCTGCGAATACCACATCTTCCTTGTGTTCGATACGCTGATCGCCGTTGTACAGGCGGGCATTTTGCAGCCCGACAAACAGACGCTCACCGCGAACCGGGGCATCATCCCCCTGCATCACTACTGTCAGCGGCTCGTTATACCACCCCAACGGTTGAACGACGAGTTGAGTGTAGTGACCTTTCGGACTGGCTTCCACAACCTGCACCGGTAGCGGAGAGTCCAGGCTGGTTCGGCGGCTGATATCCACTTCCCACGGGCGCAGGAAGAGATCGACAGGCCCCTGATACGCTGGCGTATATCCCAGCGGCCAGCGATGGGCGCCGACGTGGAACTGACCGCCACGCACAGTACCTTGCAGGCGATTAACCTCGCCCATAAACTCCAGCACGAAGCGGGTAGCCGGCTCACGCCAGACCTGATCCGGCGCATCAGCCTGTTCAATATTCCCCTGACTCATCACCACCACGCGATCTGCCACTTCGGTGGCCTCTTCCTGATCGTGGGTGACAAACACACTGGTGAATTTAAGCTCTTCATGCAACTGGCGCAGCCAGCGTCGCAGCTCTTTACGCACCTGCGCATCCAGCGCGCCAAACGGTTCATCCAGCAGCAAAATTTGCGGCTCAACGGCTAACGCGCGCGCCAGCGCCACGCGCTGCTTCTGGCCGCCAGAAAGTTGCGCCGGGAAGCGGTCAGCCAGATGCGCCAGTTGCACCATCTCCAGTAACTGCGTCACCTTCGCTTTAATCGCCGCGGCATTCGGGCGTTCACGACGCGGCAGCACCGTCAAACCAAATGCGATATTGTCGAACACCGTCATATGACGAAACAGCGCATAGTGCTGAAAGACAAATCCCACTTTGCGATCGCGCGCATGCAGACGACTGACGTCGGTTCCGTGGAAGCGAATATGGCCGCTGGACTGATGCTCCAGCCCGGCAATAATACGCAGCAGCGTGGTTTTACCGGAACCGGAAGGCCCCAGCAGAGCCACCATCTGACCTGAAGGAATATCCAGTGAGATATCGTTCAGCACCTGGGTGCGACCAAAAGACTTCTTAATATTGGCAATCTCAATGCTCATGATGTTCCTCCTGTTGCGCGCGTTTCTCCTGATTTTCCAGGCGCCACTGCAACATACTCTTTAAAAACAGGGTAATAATCGCCATCAACGTCAACAGCGCGGCGGCGGTAAAGGAGCCGACGGCATTATAGTCCTGCTCCAGCAATTCAATTTGTAACGGCAGCGACAGCGTCTCGCCGCGAATCGAGCCGGAAACCACCGACACCGCGCCGAATTCGCCAATCGCACGGGCGTTTGTCAGCACAACACCGTACAGCAGGGCCCAGCGAATATTGGGCAGCGTGACGCGGCGGAACATCTGCCAGCCGGAGGCACCAAGCAATATCGCCGCCTCATCTTCCTGGCTCCCCTGGCTCAACATCACCGGCACCAACTCACGCACCACAAACGGGCAGGTCACAAAGATAGTGACCAGCACCATCCCCGGCCAGGAGAACATAATTTGCAGATTGTGCTCGTCCAGCCAATCGCCCAGCGGACCGTTAGATCCATAAAACAACAGATAAACCAGACCGGCCACCACCGGCGAGACGGCAAACGGAATATCCAGCAGGGTCAGCAGCAGCTGGCGGCCAGGAAAGTTAAAGCGAGTCACCAGCCAGGCCAGTAAAACGCCGAACACCAGGTTCACCGGCACCGCAATCAGCGCTATCAATACGGTCAGCCAGATGGCATGTAGCATGTCCGGGTCGGAGAGGTTCTGTAATACCGGCATCAGCCCCTTGCTGAACGCGTGCACGAAGATATAAATCATCGGCACCAGCAGGATCAGGGCGGAGACAAGCATCCCGGTGCCGATCAGAAACCATTTTCCCCAGTTAATGCGGGGGGCGTGATAGCGCTTCAATTGGGTAACGTCCGCCATTAGTGACCTACCACACGTCGACCAAAGCGACTTTGCAGGGTGTTAATTGAAAACAGCAGCAGTAATGAAGCCGCCAGGATCACCGAAGCAATGGCACTGGCGGCAGGGTAATCAAACTCCTGCAAGCGAACAAAAATCATCAGCGAGGTGACTTCTGTCTTCCAGGCAATGTTTCCGGCGATGAAAATCACCGCGCCGAATTCACCGAGGCTTCGGGTAAACGAGAGCGCCACGCCCGCCACCAGCGCTGGTGACAGCTCCGGCAGCACCACTTTGCGAAAACTTTGCAGGCGGGTTGCGCCCAGCGTTTCCGCCGCTTCTTCATATTCCGGGCCTAACTCTTCCAGCACCGGCTGAACGGTACGCACGACAAACGGAATACTGGTAAACGCCATCGCCACGGCGATGCCGAGCCAGGTATATGTCACCTTGATATCAAACTTCGCCAGAAACTCACCGTAGAACCCGTTAACAGAGAACAATGAGGCCAGCGTCAGGCCAGCGACCGCTGTCGGCAGGGCAAACGGCAGGTCCATCAGCGCATCCAGCAATGTGCGCCCGGGAAAACGATAACGGGTCAAGATCCACGCCATCAGCAGGCCAAAAACGCCGTTAAAAATCGATGCCACGAATGCTGCCAGCAGCGTCACTTTATACGCAGCAACGACCTGCGGGTTGGTAATTACTTCCCAGTATTGCGCCCAGCTCATCTGCGCCAACTGCATCACCAGCGCGCTGAGCGGCAGCAGCAGAATCAGGCACACGAACAGCAGGCTGGTGCCCAGGCTTAACGTAAAGCCGGGCAGCACGCGTCTGGAGGAGACTGCAAACATTACTTACGCCCCGCCGCCAACAGCTTGTCCAGCTCACCACCGCTGGTGAAATGGGTTTTCATCACTTCAGGCCAGCTACCGAATTTATCCTCTACGCGGAACAGTTCAGTCTGCGGGAATTTATCCTTCAGCTTGTCCATCACTTCCGGGTTATTCACGCGATAGTAGAAGTCGGTGATGATAGTCTGTGCTTCAGGGGTATAAAGCCAGTTGAGGTACGCTTTCGCCGCTTTCTCTGTGCCATTGGCCTCGACGTTTTTATCCACCCAGGCTACCGGAAACTCGGCGAGAATATTGGTTTTCGGGATCACGACTTCAAAGCCCTGCGCTTCATACTGTTTGCGGATGTTGTTCACTTCCGATTCAAAGCTAATCAGCACATCGCCCAGCCCACGTTCAGCAAAAGTGGTCGTCGCGCCGCGGCCGCCGGTATCAAACACTTCGACGTTTTTCAGGAACTGAGTCATGAACTGCTCGGTTTTGGCTTTATCGCCGCCGTCCGCTTTATCCGCCGCGCCCCACGCCGCCAGATAGGTATAACGCGCGTTGCCGGAGGTTTTCGGGTTCGGGAAAATCAGCTTCACATCAGAACGCACGAGGTCGTTCCAGTCGTGGATGTTTTTCGGGTTGCCTTTGCGGACCAGGAAGCCCATCGTGGAATAGAACGGTGAACTGTTGTTCGGCAGACGCGTTTGCCAGTCGGCAGGCAGCAGTTTTCCTTTGTCATGCAGGATCTGTACATCCGTGACCTGGTTGTAGGTCACCACGTCGGCTTTCAGCCCCTGTAAAATCGCCAGCGCCTGTTTTGATGACCCGGCATGAGATTGTTTTATCGTCAATTTATCGCCGCTGTTGTCTTTCGCCCACTGCTGTTCAAACGGCGGGTTCAGGGCGGCAAACAGCTCGCGGGAGACGTCATAGGAGCTGTTCAGCAACTCCGTCGCCTGCGCCTGACCCACCAGTAACAGCGACGCCACCAGCGTCAGATATCTTTTTTTCAGTAAGTTAACGGCCATTGCGCACCCTTATAAATTAAATGACTTTCTTATGGTCATCATATTTATAACGAGCAGGAAAGGAGTAACGGTTTTATATACCGTTTGATGATTTGAAAGTTGAAAAGGGAATAAGGAAACCCCTCCAGGCTATCCGAAGGGGCTGTCGTCGATCAGATGCCGACGCTGACGCTTTCTGGCAAAGTGCTACCGCCGTCGATCACGTTTTGCGTACCGGTGAGGTAGCTGGACTCGTCAGAAGCGAGGAATGCGGCCAGTTCGCCTACTTCCAGCGGATTGGCCAGGCGACGCATAGGGATCGCCTTCGCCATCTCGCTCAGTACTGATTCCGGATCGGCCGGATTAGACTGCGCGGCGATGCTTTCTGCCATCGGCGTACGCACATAGCCCGGACAGATCGCATTCACGCGAATACCTGACTGTGCATATTCCACCGCCAGTGATTTGGTCAGGCCAACAATAGCCGCTTTCGTCAGGGCGTAAGCGGTTTCACCTGGATCGGCGACCATATCACCGGTGACCGATGACATCATCACAATGCGCCCATCTTTACGCTTGATCATCTCTGGCAGAACGGCTTTCGTCACGTTCCATACGCCTTTGATATTCACATCCAGGTGGAAGTCGAGATCTTCATCGCTCATGTCGAGGAAGTTGCCTAACCGACAGACTCCGGCGTTATTGACCAGAATATCAATACGCCCTTCACTCTCTTTTGCTTTTTTCACTGCCGCCACGACGGAGCCATAGTCTCTGACATCTGCAAGTACCGCCGTACAGCGATGACCGCGCCCACCCAGTTCGTCCGCCAGCTTTTCAATCTCATCGGAGATATCCAGCAAGATTAAGTTTGCACCGTGGCGGGCAAATACTCTGGCGATGCCTTCGCCGATGCCTTTTGATGCGCCCGTAATCAGTGCTGTTTTGCCCGTGAGTTTACCCATTTCAATGCTCTCCTTGTGAATATGAAGTCTCACACTCCACTCATGTTGAAAATACAGTAAAAACAGATAAGTGCTGAGGAATAGCTCACTAATTAAGGTAAATCTTAGGTAAAAAAACGCCCCGAGAGACGGGGCGTTAGAATAATGACCTTTTTGGGCGATTTTTTGCCCGGTGGCACTGCGCTTACCGGACCTACGGATCAGTTTTTGTCGACCGGTTATCCGGCACTCTAAAATTACAGCGCCAGCAGACGATCCAGAGACGGTGCAAAGTAATAGCCGCCCGTCACCGGCTTCGTGAAGCGCAGCATGGCGTCGCGTTTACCATCGGTATCACCAAACATGCTCAGCAGTTGCTGTTCAATATTGTGCAGACGCGCGCAGTAGGCGCAGAAGTAAAGCCCGTGGGTACCGCTGGCCGTGCCGTACGGCAGGCTCTGACGGACAATTTTCAGCCCTTTGCCGTCTTCTTTAAGATCAACACGGCTCAGGTGCGAGGTCACCGGACGTTCATCGCCATCGATCTCTTCGTTGGCTTCTTTGGTACGTCCGATCATCATCTCCTGATCGTGAATGCTCATGCGGTTGAGTTGCTTCAGGTTGTGCTCCCAACGCTGCACGAAAACGTAGCTACCGCCCGCATCCACGCCCTCTTTAATGACCGCCACTTCGCGACGCGTCTCTTCGCCCGCCGGGTTTTCCGTGCCGTCAACGAAGCCACTGAGGTCACGATCTTCCACCCAGCGGAAGCCATGAATCTCTTCCTGAACGTCAATGCAGTCGCCAAAGGCTTCCATCGCTGCCTGCGCAACGGAGAAGTTCACATCGTGACGCAGAGAAAGGATATGGATCAGCACATCGTACTGGGTTGCCGGTGCCAGGCCTTTGCCATAAGGGACAAAGTCTTTGAGTTCTTCAGCACCCACTCCGCCGCTCAATGCGCGCCAGGTTGTGTTGCCGAAGGCGACAACCGCGCCGAGATGTGCATCGGGGAATTTTGCTTCGAAGGTTGCCAGCTTATCGGCAAAAATTTTGCTGGCCGCACGCAGGGCGTCAACGTCGCCTTTAACGTTAGCTTCAATCCAAATCGCCGCGCGGCAATGTTCTGGCAAAATGCCACTCTGAACCTGAGACATCGTTCCTCCTGAAAAATGAGAATGCCACGCAATCGTGGCATTGATGGAGGCTATTTTACCCTGTTTTTACGCGCTGCGGTTTGTTCAGACGCAAATTAACGACGCCAGATAATCTTGCTCACAGTCCACGCTTTCAGGGCATCATCAGATGGCATTAGCCCTTCTGGTCCCTTCCACTCTCCGGTAAAGAGATAGCTAATATGCTGGCTGCCTTCGGCTTTACACTCCACCGCCACGCTGTCGGCGTCGGTGGCAGGCTGGCAGTTGCCAAACGCTTTACTGTAAAGATCGCTGAATGGGGTGCCGACCTCTACACCGGCTTCAGAGGGGATATCGCTGTCGAGAACATCGATACGGCTAATGGTGCCCTGCTCGCCGTTGATAATCAGTGCCACTTTGTCGTCGTTCATCGCCTCAAAAAAGCGCACAACGTTACCGTTAGCGGTTTTCATGCCGCTGCGCAGGCGGTAGTCGCCGCCCAAAGCGTCATTAATGGCCTGTTCATCCAGCGGCGTCGCTGCCGTTAATCCCCCGACGCCCTGCTCTGTGACTTCGGTTGATGAACCAAACCAGTTCCACGGATTCGCGGCAGACCAGTTCACAGACGAGAGCGTCGAACAACCGGTTAGCGCCAGCGGCAGTGCACATAAAGTCAAACGCAGCGATTTCATCTCACTTCCTTTCTTTAATAATCAACGTTGCTTGGAGTCCGGGTTCGCCAAAAAGTGCCGTTAATCTTTATCCATGGCGAAGCAGGCGCGTAACCGACGATTCGTCAGCAGCCAAATGAGTGCCACGATATCCGCCACCACCAGCGAAAGACTGATGCCGCTCACCGGCTCACCTTTCAGCCAAAGCACAATTTGCCAGCCAAGGAGCACCGCCTGGGCCAGAATTAATATCAGACGAAGCGCGCGCCAGGCCGCAGGAAAAGCATGTCGACGACCGCTGAGCAGGAAAGCCAGCACCGCCGGAACGCCAGGAATCAACCCCAGCCAGAAGTTATCGTGATCGGGATAGAACAGATTAAGCAGCGTATTGCCCTGCTCGCGTGAAGAACCGGCAATGACAAACAGCACCCAGGTCCTCGCCTGGAGCAACAGCACCAGCCAGAACAGCAGCGGCAGGCGCAAATGTCCGTGAGCGTCATAATCGGACGGGTGAAACTCAGTACTCTTCATCTTCAATCAAGCGCTTACCCAGGCTCAGCGCATCGGAGTGTTCGTAACCGAGTCGCTCATACATACCTAATACCACGTCGTTATCTTCGCGCACCATAATTTGAATCTTTGGACAGCCGCGCGCGATGAGTTTCTTCTCCAGTCGGTTCAGCAGCGCATTGGCGATACCACGGCCGCGAAATTCCGGGTGAACGCCGAGATAATAGGCTGAACCACGATGGCCGTCGTATCCGCCCATCACCGTGCCAACCACCTCCCCGCTCACTTCCGCCACGAGAAACAGGCTGACGTCGTGATGGAGCTTGCGCTCGATATCCATCTCCGGGTCATTCCATGGACGCAGCAGATCGCAGCGCTCCCAGAGGGTGATCACCTCTTCGAAATCTTCCTGGCGAAATACGCGTATCTCCATGGTATTCAGACCCTTTTAGCCCTAAAAATAGTGATTATGGCGCGAACCATTGAATTAGCCAATATCTGACGCGAAACGGCGAA from Citrobacter sp. RHB25-C09 harbors:
- the cysA gene encoding sulfate/thiosulfate ABC transporter ATP-binding protein CysA, producing the protein MSIEIANIKKSFGRTQVLNDISLDIPSGQMVALLGPSGSGKTTLLRIIAGLEHQSSGHIRFHGTDVSRLHARDRKVGFVFQHYALFRHMTVFDNIAFGLTVLPRRERPNAAAIKAKVTQLLEMVQLAHLADRFPAQLSGGQKQRVALARALAVEPQILLLDEPFGALDAQVRKELRRWLRQLHEELKFTSVFVTHDQEEATEVADRVVVMSQGNIEQADAPDQVWREPATRFVLEFMGEVNRLQGTVRGGQFHVGAHRWPLGYTPAYQGPVDLFLRPWEVDISRRTSLDSPLPVQVVEASPKGHYTQLVVQPLGWYNEPLTVVMQGDDAPVRGERLFVGLQNARLYNGDQRIEHKEDVVFAEIA
- the cysW gene encoding sulfate/thiosulfate ABC transporter permease CysW produces the protein MADVTQLKRYHAPRINWGKWFLIGTGMLVSALILLVPMIYIFVHAFSKGLMPVLQNLSDPDMLHAIWLTVLIALIAVPVNLVFGVLLAWLVTRFNFPGRQLLLTLLDIPFAVSPVVAGLVYLLFYGSNGPLGDWLDEHNLQIMFSWPGMVLVTIFVTCPFVVRELVPVMLSQGSQEDEAAILLGASGWQMFRRVTLPNIRWALLYGVVLTNARAIGEFGAVSVVSGSIRGETLSLPLQIELLEQDYNAVGSFTAAALLTLMAIITLFLKSMLQWRLENQEKRAQQEEHHEH
- the cysT gene encoding sulfate/thiosulfate ABC transporter permease CysT codes for the protein MFAVSSRRVLPGFTLSLGTSLLFVCLILLLPLSALVMQLAQMSWAQYWEVITNPQVVAAYKVTLLAAFVASIFNGVFGLLMAWILTRYRFPGRTLLDALMDLPFALPTAVAGLTLASLFSVNGFYGEFLAKFDIKVTYTWLGIAVAMAFTSIPFVVRTVQPVLEELGPEYEEAAETLGATRLQSFRKVVLPELSPALVAGVALSFTRSLGEFGAVIFIAGNIAWKTEVTSLMIFVRLQEFDYPAASAIASVILAASLLLLFSINTLQSRFGRRVVGH
- the cysP gene encoding thiosulfate/sulfate ABC transporter substrate-binding protein CysP, which encodes MAVNLLKKRYLTLVASLLLVGQAQATELLNSSYDVSRELFAALNPPFEQQWAKDNSGDKLTIKQSHAGSSKQALAILQGLKADVVTYNQVTDVQILHDKGKLLPADWQTRLPNNSSPFYSTMGFLVRKGNPKNIHDWNDLVRSDVKLIFPNPKTSGNARYTYLAAWGAADKADGGDKAKTEQFMTQFLKNVEVFDTGGRGATTTFAERGLGDVLISFESEVNNIRKQYEAQGFEVVIPKTNILAEFPVAWVDKNVEANGTEKAAKAYLNWLYTPEAQTIITDFYYRVNNPEVMDKLKDKFPQTELFRVEDKFGSWPEVMKTHFTSGGELDKLLAAGRK
- the ucpA gene encoding SDR family oxidoreductase UcpA, producing the protein MGKLTGKTALITGASKGIGEGIARVFARHGANLILLDISDEIEKLADELGGRGHRCTAVLADVRDYGSVVAAVKKAKESEGRIDILVNNAGVCRLGNFLDMSDEDLDFHLDVNIKGVWNVTKAVLPEMIKRKDGRIVMMSSVTGDMVADPGETAYALTKAAIVGLTKSLAVEYAQSGIRVNAICPGYVRTPMAESIAAQSNPADPESVLSEMAKAIPMRRLANPLEVGELAAFLASDESSYLTGTQNVIDGGSTLPESVSVGI